A genomic segment from Malus domestica chromosome 05, GDT2T_hap1 encodes:
- the LOC139196178 gene encoding histone deacetylase 19-like, with translation MVRDPFGKYYSLNVPLDDGIDDESYHYLFKPIIGKVMEILKLRLWFSSVVLIPDLGTGWAIPFAMLLVVDYTLHVAPSNMENKNFHVLLEEIRSKLLENPSRLQHAPSVQFQERPPDTELPEENEEQDDPDER, from the exons ATGGTTCGGGATCCGTTTG GGAAGTATTACTCACTTAATGTTCCATTGGATGACGGGATTGATGATGAGAGCTACCATTACTTGTTCAAGCCCATCATTGGGAAGGTTATGGAAATTTTAAAGCTGAGGCTGTGGTTCTCCAGTGTGGTGCTGATTCCTGATCTGGGGACAGGCTGGGCTATACCATTCGCAATGTTGCTCGTTGTTG ATTATACTCTTCATGTTGCCCCGAGTAATATGGAAAATAAGAATTTTCACGTGTTATTAGAAGAAATACGGTCAAAGCTTCTTGAAAACCCCTCTAGGCTTCAGCATGCACCCAGTGTCCAATTTCAAGAAAGACCTCCTGATACTGAGCTTCCGGAG GAGAATGAAGAGCAGGATGATCCAGACGAGAGGTGA